Genomic DNA from Spiroplasma alleghenense:
TTGGAGGATCACCAGCTAACATCGCCATTGGTTGTGCTAATTTGGGATTAAATGTCGGATTTATAGGTAAACTATCAAGCGACCAACATGGACGATTTATAAATAATTATCTAATGAAAAAGAAAATAAATACAAATGGAATAGTATGGGATAGAGATAACCATAAATCTGGTTTAACATTTACTGAGATATTGAGTCCAGAAGAATGTAGTATCATGATGTATCGACAAAAAGTTGCTGATTTATTTATCAAACCAAGTGAACTTGATGAAGATTTTATAAAAACAACAAAAATGGTATTAATTTCTGGAACAAGTTTATGTTCTAGTCCTTCAAGAGAAACTGCTCTGAAATTGATTGAAATTTGTGAAGAAAACTTTATTGAAGTTATTTTTGAATTGGATTATCGACCATACAATTGAAAAAACGAATTAGAAACTTCTATATACTATAATTTGGTTGCTTCTCATTCACGAATTATAATAGGTACTCGTGATGAATTTGATAAAATATTTATTAAAAATAAATATTCAGACTTAGAAATCGCTGAGTACTTCTTGAATCGAAATTCTCATCTGGTTGTTATTAAACATGGTGAAAAAGGCTCAAAAGCATTTCTCAAAGATGGGACTATATTTGAATCGGGAATTTTTAAAACAAAAGTATTGAAAACATTTGGAGCAGGCGATTCTTTTGCTTCAGGATTTCTATATGGGTATATCACAAATCAAACAATTATGAAGTCATTAATTATTGGTAGTGCCGCTGCAGCAATTGTTGTAAGCTCCCATAGTTCTTCAGAATCCATGCCCACTCTTGAAAAAATCAAAGAGTTTATAAAATTAAATGAAGGTGAAAAAAATGAAGTTAATTAAACTTACTGTTGGACAAGCAATTGTAAAATTCATCGATAATCAATATGTTTGATTTGATGGTGAAGAAAGCAAATTTGTCGAAGGAATATTTAACATTTTTGGACACGGTAATGTTTTGGGATTAGGAATCGCCATGGAAGAAACCGAACATGATTTGAAAATAATTCAAGGAAAAAACGAGCAGGGAATGGCTCACTCGGCAATTGCATTTGCTAAGGAAAAATTACGTCGTAAAATATTTGCAGTAACAACATCAATTGGGCCTGGATCTACAAACTTAGTGACCTCTGCTGCAACTGCATTTGTAAACAATTTGCCTGTCTTGTTTTTTGTTGGTGAAACATTTTCTTCAAGACAACCCGATCCGGTTTTACAACAGATAGAAGTTGAAAGTAGTAATTTGATCACAGTTAATGACTGTTTAAAACCAGTATCAAGATATTTTGATAGAATTTATCAACCTCAGCAATTAATGTCAGCTTTGATTCGTGCATTTGAAGTTCTGACTGATCAAAAATCACAAGGACCAGCAACAATTTGTTTACCTCAAGATGTTGCTAATAAATATTTTGAATTTGAAGAGTCTTTTTTCAAAAAGAGAATTCATTATATGAAAAGAATAATTCCTGATGAATATGAAATTGATAGATTTAGCAATTTGCTTTTGAATTCTAAAAGACCTGTAATAACTCTTGGTGGTGGTGTGAAGTATTCTGAGGCTAACCAAATAGTTCAAACAATTAGCGAAAAATATAATATACCAATTGTAGAAACTCAAGCTGGTAAATCTGCCATCCCCTTTAATTTTAAAAATTTACTTGGAGGTGTGGGTGTAACTGGAAACGAAATCGCCAATGAAGCTGTTTACAAATCTGATTTAGTTATAAATTTAGGAACTAGACTAACAGATTTCACAACAAATTCAAAAAAATCATTTTCCAACGTCAATGTTGAAGTTGTTAATGTAAATATCAATCGATTTCAATCTATGAAAATCGATGGATTTAGTGTAGTTGGCGATATAAAATTAACCTTAGAAAAATTGTTAGCAAAATTACCTAATTACAAATCAACCTACAATGATGAAATAATTGAGTGAAAAAAAACTTGGGCAATTGAAATTGAAAGAATAAAAAACATTTCAGAAAAAACAAATGAATTAATTGAAATAAAAAATCAATTTAGTGATGAAAAAATTAAACAATACTCTCAAACTTTAAACACAAATTTATCTCAATCACAAATAATTGTAAGATTAAATGAAATTCTGCCTGAAAATAGTATTATCGTTGGTGCGGCTGGTAGTTTGCCAGGTGACCTTCAAAGACTTTTTGAGCCCAAATATAAAAATAATTACCACATGGAATACGGCTATTCTTGCATGGGATATGAAATAGCCGCTGCCCTAGGAGTTAAAATTGCAAATCCAGATAAAGAAGTTTATGCTTTTGTGGGAGATGGAAGTTTCTTAATGATGCATACAGAACTTGTAACCGCTTTGCAATATCATTACAAAATAAATATAGTTTTGTTTGATAATTCAGGTTATGGTTGTATCAACAATTTGCAAATGGATAATGGTGGTAAAAGTTTTTGTACAGAGTTGTTGGATTGTAATAATGAAATAATGAACATTGACTATGCAAAAATTGGTGAAGGTTATGGAATGCGAACTTTTAAAATTAATAAAATTGATAATTTAGAATCAGTTATTTCAAGTGCGTTAAAATATTCTATATCAACTTTAATAGAAATTAAAGTATTGCCAAAAACAATGTCAAAAAATTATGGGGGATGATGACATGTTGGAGTCCCTGAAACAAGTATAAACAGCGAGGTAAGTGTAGCTAACAAAAAAATCAAAGACGAATTAGAAAAAATAAGAAAATACTAACAAAGAAAGTAGAGGTTATTTCATGTTAAATGACTACGAAATTAAATTAGCAATTGCTCCTATTGCTTGAACAAATGATGATATGCCAGAATTGGGTTCGGAAAATACTTTCGAGCAATGTATTAGCGAAATGTCTTTATCGGGATTTCAAGGCACAGAGATTGGAAACAAGTATCCAAAAGATCCAAAAATTCTTAAAGTTTATTTGGACCAAAGAAATTTAAGTGTTGCTAGTGCTTGATTTAGCGCTTATCTAACTACTAAACCATTTGAAGAAGTTAAGAAAGATTTTATTAAACACCGCGACTTTCTCTATGATTTAGGTGCTAAGGTAATTGTTGTTTCAGAACAAGGTCATAGCATTCAAGGCGACTTTGCAAAATCGATTTTTAAAGATAAACCAATTTTTTCGGATTTACAATGAAAATCTTTGACCACTGGTCTAGAACTTTTAGGGGACTTAGCTCATGAAAAAGATATGGAAATAGTATACCACCACCATATGGGAACTGGAGTTCAAACAACTTCGGAAATAGATCGCCTAATGAAAGAAACTGATGAGAGTAAAGTAAAACTATTGCTTGATACAGGTCACTTACTATACTCGGGAGAAGACCCATTTGAAATATTTGAAAAATATTCTCAAAGAATTAAGCATATGCATTTTAAAGACATTCGCTCAGCCAAACTAGCAGAAACAATTGACAAAAAACTTAGTTTTTTAGACTCAGTTAAAATTGGGGTTTTCACAGTTCCAGGAGATGGAATCTTTGATTATAAACCTTTTGTAGAAAAGGTTAAAGCAGCCAAATATCGTGGTTGAATTGTAGTGGAAGCTGAACAAGACCCAGCCGTTGCGAATCCCTTTACGTATGCATTGATTGCTAGAAATTATATGAAAAAAACTTGTGATATTTAATTTTCCAAAGGAGGAATTTAAATGAATAAAAATGTTGTAGGAATTATTGGTTTGGGCCGTATTGGTAAACTCCATTTAGATAACATTATTAATAATAAGAGTGTTCAAGTTAAATATGTATATGATGCATTTTCCAAAGATATTAATGAGTATATTAAAAATTATTCTGGGGTAACAGTTGCAAAAGAATATGATGAAATTTTAAATGATAAAGAAGTTAATGTTATTTTTATTTGTACTCCAACTACAACTCACTCTGAAATAATAATTAAAGCTGCACAGGCCAATAAAAACATCTTTTGTGAAAAACCAATAAGTTTTTCTGAAGAGGAAACTAATGCTGCCTATGAAGCTGTCAAAAAAGCTAATGTTAAATTTCAAATTGGTTTTAATCGCCGTTTTGATAAAAATTTTATTGACGCTAAAAAAGCAATTTTAGAAAATAAAATTGGTCAATTACATATTTTGAATATAACTTCAAGGGATCCTGAACCTCCAAGTCTAGACTATGTTAAACAATCTGGGGGAATTTTTATGGATATGGCAATTCATGATTTTGACATGATGAGATTTATCTCTGATTCAGAAGTTGAAGAAGTTTATGTAAACGGAGCAGCATTAGTTAACCCAGCAATCGCTGAAGTGGATGACATTGATACTGCAATTATATCTCTTAAATTTGCAAATAAAGCAATTGGATCAATTGATAATAGTCGTCAGGCGGTCTATGGTTATGATCAAAGACTTGAAGCCTTTGGTAATATGGGTAAATTAAATGTCAAAAATAATTTACAAGAAAATATTTGCTTAGCCAATGCTGAAAGTGTCATTTCTTCAAAACCACAATGATTTTTCTTAGAAAGATATAAAGAAGCTTACTTCTTAGAAACAAAACTATTTTTTGAAGCTATTACAAATGATACTGAAACAAGTCCAAATTTCTTGGACGGAATTAAAGCTCAAAAAATTGCAAAAGCAGCTAAACAATCTTTAAATAGTGGCAAACCCGAAAAAGTTGAGACAATAAGTTAATATTTCTTTCAAGTTAGTTGGGTTAATACAGAACTAACTTTTTATTTGAACTCAAATGAAAAGGAGTTATATGGCTGAATTTACATCGTTTTTAAAAGATTTCTTCGGTTTCCCGGCAATTTTAATTGGTATTTTTGCCTTATTGGGTAACTTGCTACAAAGAAAATCTTTTACAAATTCTATCATATCAACACTAACAGCCGCTTTAGGGTTTCTAATCTTACAAGCAGGGGGAGGGTTTATTTCCGATGTCTTGGTTAAATTCTCAGCGGGTTTCAAAGAACTATTTGGTATCCATGGAGTTTTACCAAATTCTGACCCATTGGCTATTAATATTTTAGCTACTGTAAGTGATGTAGCGACGATGGCCTCGTTTATGCTGCTTATCTCTATTATTTTAAATGTCGCCCTTGCCAGAGTGACTAAATTTAAATATATTTTCTTAACAGGACATCACGCATTATATTCTTGTGTTGCTCTAGCTTTTCTTTTTAAAGTTGCCAACATTAGTATTGAAACAGAATGATGATACTACATTATTGTAGGTTCAATCATCATATCGATTTACATGTTACTGACCCCAGCAATGACTAGTAAACAAATGCAATTTCTAACAAAATCAGATAAAATTTTTATTGGACACAGTAATTCATTTGGTTTTGCTATTGCTGGTCAAATCGGAAATCTAGTTGGAAAATTAAGAAAAGGTAAAATTCAATCTACTGAAAATATCAATTTTCCAAAATGGCTTTCAATTTTTAAACATTCTGCAATATCAGTAACAATAACAATGTTTATTTTATTTTCAGTAATCTACTTCTCGCTATGAGCAATCGAAGGTAGAGAGGCTATGGAAAAAATCGGTATCTTGCAAGCAGGGGAGTCACCCGTTGCTTTGGTATTTATTTTATCTCTTAAATTCACTGCTGGTTTAGAGGTTTTAATGTTTGGTATTAGAATGATGATTGGTGAATTAATGCCAGCATTAGAAGGTATTAGTAAAAGATTTATTCCTGGAGCTAGAATGGCTGTTGACTGCCCTGTAGTCTTTGCATATGCTCCAACCGCTGTACTAATTGGATTTTTAAGTAGCCTAGCTGGGGGAATTGTTGGTTTTGGAATTTCGATTGGTCTAAATAGTGCAGCCCCTGCAGTAATAAGTGCAGTAATTATTCCTGGAATAGTTCATCACTTCTTTACTGGGGGAACTGCTGCTACATTCGCCAATGTCAAGGGAGGAGTTTTAGGAGCTGTTCTTGGTTCATTTGTAAATGGTTTAATAACAACATTTATTCCCGTCATGTTTTTGGCAATGCAATCAAGTTTTAATTTCACATTCCAACCAGATGGGGCGTTAATGTTTGCTGAAACTGATTACTCAATTTTTGCCACAATTGGATCATTCTTGCAATGATTGCCTGCAAAATGAATATTAATGGTCGTAGCTATTCTATTACTTATCTACTTAATTGTTGATGGAGTAATTCATGAAGTTAAAGATCGTAAAAACAACCCAGATAAATATTTAAAAATTAAAGAAAATCGTCTGCAAGAAAAGCTCCAGTATTTAAGCGAAAGAAAAGCTCTTAAAGAAAAAAGAAGTGCTGATCGAGCAGAGGAGAAATTATAAAAAATGAATAAATAATTATTATAAATTAAGAGGTGATCAGTTTTGATTATCTTTTTATTTATAATTAACCATAGATTTAAAGCATATTCATTTACATAAAAAATCGTTATTAGAATTATGCCAAAACTAGAAATGGACTTTTAAGCTAAAATTTGATATAATTATCAAAGATATTATGAGGTGACAAAATGTTAATAAATAAAATAATCGCAAAGAATTTTATCACTCCAGACACAAAGGAATTAAAATTTAATAAAAATGGTGAACTTTTAAATGCAAAGGTTAAAAAGAGTAAGACCGACGTTGTTTCACAATTATTAGAAATTGTTAACGGAGCTTGATACAGTTATACTATTTCTTTTGAAAAATTTTATCCAAAGTTTGCTTCTTTAAGCAAGAATATGGATTTGGAAATTGATTGCTTAATTAGTCTTGATGACATTGAAATTGAGCAATTTAATAATCAACTAAAATCTGATGGATTAAAACCAATTAATTCAACTGAGTTTATGTTTCAAATAAAAGTGTATTGACCATACGTTTTTCCTGTTGTTAAATTAAAGCCATTAACATTCAAAAAAGAGAAAACGCTGGTTTTGGGAAACCATTATGCTAAATTTATTAAACCAAATTTAACAAAGAAAGAAATTCTTGCAGGAGCTGGTATTAATGCGGTGGCTCAATTTAGAAAAGCATACTTTAATTTAAAAAAAGAACCAGTTTCTTCTATTTTAAAAGATCAGCACTTGGAATATTTAAAATTAATTCGTGCAACTTTTATTTATGACAATAAATTTATCGGTAAGTTAGCTAGATTAGTTTACAATATTGATGATGGAGATATTTTAAATTATGCTGATAATCAAGATTTCTATTTAGAAAATAAAAATATTAAAAATTGACTTAATTCATTTCAGCTTTTTGTTGATTATCCCGAGTTTAAAATGAATTTTTTTGAAATGGTTTATGATTACTTTTTATCAGATTTGCAATGACTATATTCAACTAGAACAATAAATAATGGTTATGAAATTCAAAAGCTTCTTTTGGAAAATA
This window encodes:
- the iolG gene encoding inositol 2-dehydrogenase is translated as MNKNVVGIIGLGRIGKLHLDNIINNKSVQVKYVYDAFSKDINEYIKNYSGVTVAKEYDEILNDKEVNVIFICTPTTTHSEIIIKAAQANKNIFCEKPISFSEEETNAAYEAVKKANVKFQIGFNRRFDKNFIDAKKAILENKIGQLHILNITSRDPEPPSLDYVKQSGGIFMDMAIHDFDMMRFISDSEVEEVYVNGAALVNPAIAEVDDIDTAIISLKFANKAIGSIDNSRQAVYGYDQRLEAFGNMGKLNVKNNLQENICLANAESVISSKPQWFFLERYKEAYFLETKLFFEAITNDTETSPNFLDGIKAQKIAKAAKQSLNSGKPEKVETIS
- the iolD gene encoding 3D-(3,5/4)-trihydroxycyclohexane-1,2-dione acylhydrolase (decyclizing), which translates into the protein MKLIKLTVGQAIVKFIDNQYVWFDGEESKFVEGIFNIFGHGNVLGLGIAMEETEHDLKIIQGKNEQGMAHSAIAFAKEKLRRKIFAVTTSIGPGSTNLVTSAATAFVNNLPVLFFVGETFSSRQPDPVLQQIEVESSNLITVNDCLKPVSRYFDRIYQPQQLMSALIRAFEVLTDQKSQGPATICLPQDVANKYFEFEESFFKKRIHYMKRIIPDEYEIDRFSNLLLNSKRPVITLGGGVKYSEANQIVQTISEKYNIPIVETQAGKSAIPFNFKNLLGGVGVTGNEIANEAVYKSDLVINLGTRLTDFTTNSKKSFSNVNVEVVNVNINRFQSMKIDGFSVVGDIKLTLEKLLAKLPNYKSTYNDEIIEWKKTWAIEIERIKNISEKTNELIEIKNQFSDEKIKQYSQTLNTNLSQSQIIVRLNEILPENSIIVGAAGSLPGDLQRLFEPKYKNNYHMEYGYSCMGYEIAAALGVKIANPDKEVYAFVGDGSFLMMHTELVTALQYHYKINIVLFDNSGYGCINNLQMDNGGKSFCTELLDCNNEIMNIDYAKIGEGYGMRTFKINKIDNLESVISSALKYSISTLIEIKVLPKTMSKNYGGWWHVGVPETSINSEVSVANKKIKDELEKIRKY
- the iolC gene encoding 5-dehydro-2-deoxygluconokinase, producing MNGLDIITFGRACIDLNSVEINVPMEKTKTFAKYVGGSPANIAIGCANLGLNVGFIGKLSSDQHGRFINNYLMKKKINTNGIVWDRDNHKSGLTFTEILSPEECSIMMYRQKVADLFIKPSELDEDFIKTTKMVLISGTSLCSSPSRETALKLIEICEENFIEVIFELDYRPYNWKNELETSIYYNLVASHSRIIIGTRDEFDKIFIKNKYSDLEIAEYFLNRNSHLVVIKHGEKGSKAFLKDGTIFESGIFKTKVLKTFGAGDSFASGFLYGYITNQTIMKSLIIGSAAAAIVVSSHSSSESMPTLEKIKEFIKLNEGEKNEVN
- the iolE gene encoding myo-inosose-2 dehydratase → MLNDYEIKLAIAPIAWTNDDMPELGSENTFEQCISEMSLSGFQGTEIGNKYPKDPKILKVYLDQRNLSVASAWFSAYLTTKPFEEVKKDFIKHRDFLYDLGAKVIVVSEQGHSIQGDFAKSIFKDKPIFSDLQWKSLTTGLELLGDLAHEKDMEIVYHHHMGTGVQTTSEIDRLMKETDESKVKLLLDTGHLLYSGEDPFEIFEKYSQRIKHMHFKDIRSAKLAETIDKKLSFLDSVKIGVFTVPGDGIFDYKPFVEKVKAAKYRGWIVVEAEQDPAVANPFTYALIARNYMKKTCDI
- a CDS encoding PTS ascorbate transporter subunit IIC — protein: MAEFTSFLKDFFGFPAILIGIFALLGNLLQRKSFTNSIISTLTAALGFLILQAGGGFISDVLVKFSAGFKELFGIHGVLPNSDPLAINILATVSDVATMASFMLLISIILNVALARVTKFKYIFLTGHHALYSCVALAFLFKVANISIETEWWYYIIVGSIIISIYMLLTPAMTSKQMQFLTKSDKIFIGHSNSFGFAIAGQIGNLVGKLRKGKIQSTENINFPKWLSIFKHSAISVTITMFILFSVIYFSLWAIEGREAMEKIGILQAGESPVALVFILSLKFTAGLEVLMFGIRMMIGELMPALEGISKRFIPGARMAVDCPVVFAYAPTAVLIGFLSSLAGGIVGFGISIGLNSAAPAVISAVIIPGIVHHFFTGGTAATFANVKGGVLGAVLGSFVNGLITTFIPVMFLAMQSSFNFTFQPDGALMFAETDYSIFATIGSFLQWLPAKWILMVVAILLLIYLIVDGVIHEVKDRKNNPDKYLKIKENRLQEKLQYLSERKALKEKRSADRAEEKL